CTCAATCAGCACATCCAAGCCCGCCCCACCTATATATCCTGCCTGCAAAGCCTTTAATAACGCCGCCTCATCCACCAAACCGCCTCTTGCGGTATTAATTAATACCGCATCGTTTTTCATTAACGCTAATTCAGCCTCAGCAATTAAATGCCGTGTTTCTGTATTGAGCGGGCAATGCAAACTAACAATATCAGCCAGCCCCAAGGCTTGATTAAAGGGAATATAACCCTCACGCGTTACGCTCGCATTTTTTCTCTCGGCAAATAACACATGCATGCCCAAGGCCCTCGCCAAGCCCGCCATGGCTTGCCCTAATGCGCCAGAACCCACAATCACCAAAGTACTGCCCGCCAAATCTTGTATCGGCGCAGAAAAATGACAAAAACTCTGCGCTTGTTGCCATTTACCTGCCAGTACATCAATGCGATAAGTGAGTAATTGCCGGCGCAAGGCCAGCATCAACATTAAGGCATGCTCAGGAACTCCAGATAAAGCGTAATCACGAATATTACAAACACGGATACCCCGCGCTTTACACGCTGCCAAATCAATCTGGTTATAACCGGTTGCGGCAACCGCAATCATTTTTAAATTTGGGCAGGCTGTAATCGTTGCCGCCGTAATGGGGACTTTATTGCTAATCGCAATTTCTGCATTTTGTAATCGCCCCGCCACATCAGCAGCAGCCGTATTGGCATATTCCTGCCATTGATGTTTGGCTTTTAAGGGGAGTAAAGTGAGGGGTAATGAATCTCTGTCTAAAAATACAATTCTTGGCAACATAAATAATCCCATATTAAAAACCCACGCCTTGTTCTGCGCAAGCGGAAGATGATCAAGCAAATAGCAGAGCACTTACATTTTCTATAAAGGTAAAAAACCATGCATCAAGTCGATATTTTTCTTGCCCCAGGTTTTGAAGAAATAGAATTAGTAACGGTGGTTGATATTCTACGCAGAGCCAATATCAATACCCGCCTAATTGCTGTGGCAGACCATACCGCAGTTATGGGGGCACACCAAATCACCTTAGAAGCGGACATAACACTGGCTCAAGCCGACAATGACACACAGATGTTAGTGCTACCCGGCGGTGGGCCTGGCACACAGGCAATGATGGCCTCTGTAGAGTTAATCAGCCGGCTTAAAGCCCATTTTGCCGCAGGCCGCCCCATTGCCGCTATTTGCGCGGCCCCAATGGTGTTAGCCAAAGCAGGCCTACTTAGAGAAAATAAAGCCACATGTTTTCCCGGCTGCGAAGCCCCATTGCTCGCTGCAGGAGCCATCATTAGTGGCGGCGATGTCATTGTAGATGGTCTTATCACCACATCTCGCGGGCCTGGTACGGCTGCTGCATTTGCTTTTGAGCTGGTCCGCCAAATTAAAGACGAAGCCATTTCCCAAGCACTGCGCACAGAAATGCTATTTGATTAAACGTATATTTATGCAGCAAAATAAAATAAGGCACAGCCCACAAAACACATAAAAATCACGAATAGATACCACACTAGGGTCTGTTGACGTTTCATTCGCCATTGCGCTGAGTCGGAAAACGGCCAGGCACAAGGCATGTGACGAAGGCAATAACGGGTTATTGTCGAGGAGCATAACGCAGTGAATGGCCATTTTCCGGCTCAGCCCTTCGGGTTTAGCCCATTTTTGGGGCTGCACGGCGTTAAAAATCGCTCATGGTACTCGTACCATGTCGCCATTTTCTCCTTGTTCAGCCCCAAAACTGGGCCAAACGCAGCCGCGAATGAAACGTCAACAGACCCTAGAACAATAACCATGCATATTGCATTTTTAGTACAGAGGATTGCTTGCTGTGGCCGCG
This genomic interval from Iodobacter fluviatilis contains the following:
- a CDS encoding DJ-1 family glyoxalase III, encoding MHQVDIFLAPGFEEIELVTVVDILRRANINTRLIAVADHTAVMGAHQITLEADITLAQADNDTQMLVLPGGGPGTQAMMASVELISRLKAHFAAGRPIAAICAAPMVLAKAGLLRENKATCFPGCEAPLLAAGAIISGGDVIVDGLITTSRGPGTAAAFAFELVRQIKDEAISQALRTEMLFD
- a CDS encoding D-2-hydroxyacid dehydrogenase, with amino-acid sequence MLPRIVFLDRDSLPLTLLPLKAKHQWQEYANTAAADVAGRLQNAEIAISNKVPITAATITACPNLKMIAVAATGYNQIDLAACKARGIRVCNIRDYALSGVPEHALMLMLALRRQLLTYRIDVLAGKWQQAQSFCHFSAPIQDLAGSTLVIVGSGALGQAMAGLARALGMHVLFAERKNASVTREGYIPFNQALGLADIVSLHCPLNTETRHLIAEAELALMKNDAVLINTARGGLVDEAALLKALQAGYIGGAGLDVLIEEPPRNGNILLDIELPNLIITPHIAWAGRFTMQQLADQLIHNIDAFLAGEPSNTLV